The Opitutaceae bacterium genome has a window encoding:
- a CDS encoding multicopper oxidase domain-containing protein, protein MKMIKNTDRIYRALLSFALPLTLLPNARPAVTEYHLTIAEQTVDKAQRTVEGMTINGSIPGPTLRFVEGDTARIQVTNAMGVPTSIHWHGLLVPPGMDGVPFISFPPIHPGKTFTYEFPIRQSGTYWYHSHSDLQEQSGVYGSIVILPRNGDPRFPELKEQVVLLSDWTNEGPHEVMHTLRAGNEYYSIRKRSSQSVLGAIRIGLLKDYLTRELQRMPAMDISDVAYDRFLLNGEVDDHLPAQVGEQVRLRIIDGSASTFFHLQFAGSPMTIIAADGQDVEPIQIERLLIGVAETYDVLVTVPADGQFEFRATSHDRSGRASLWIGEGEKHYAPLVPAPNLYKAMGNFTWKKAFALTPAGVIGMPDDHVKAGDFDRPGMNMGDMVMTDMAHGDHDPTAKSQKADPMNAMSHDAGHQSMSAPSVAMHPSKPIETGQPMPPMVAPPTFAWMVADISSQPLLAEDASAERPWPPYARLRATQPTTLDPAKPVHEIRLTLDGDMERYVWFINNTPLSASDSIRIREGEVVRFIMINQTMMHHPMHMHGHFFRVINGQGDHAPLKHTVDVEPMSTTVIEFDANEKGDWFFHCHLLYHMHAGMARVVEYEGFEPDSATAATRWQLYEDPYFLFGRAAFVSNMTEGWAEYSNSRNIFGVEWQVGWGNVPETEWEVIPVYERYLNRFTTVFVGGDFLGAETSLEGSRGIVGLAYTLPLNLYSRSWIGTDGDARFALAREVMLTPRIALEMEVKYDLDTQWEGMVALDYVLTKNTALELRWHSEFGWGGGVSVLF, encoded by the coding sequence ATGAAGATGATCAAGAATACGGATCGAATCTACAGGGCACTGTTGAGTTTCGCACTCCCGCTGACCCTCCTGCCAAATGCCCGACCGGCCGTGACAGAGTATCACCTCACCATCGCGGAGCAGACGGTTGACAAGGCACAGCGTACGGTCGAGGGCATGACGATCAACGGAAGCATTCCCGGTCCGACCCTTCGATTCGTCGAAGGCGATACCGCACGCATTCAAGTTACGAACGCAATGGGCGTTCCTACGTCGATCCACTGGCATGGTTTGCTCGTGCCACCCGGCATGGACGGAGTGCCCTTCATCAGTTTTCCACCAATCCACCCCGGGAAGACGTTCACCTACGAATTCCCGATCCGGCAAAGTGGCACCTATTGGTACCATTCACATTCCGACCTGCAGGAACAGAGTGGCGTCTATGGATCAATCGTCATCCTGCCACGGAACGGCGATCCACGATTCCCAGAACTCAAGGAGCAGGTTGTCCTGCTATCGGATTGGACCAATGAAGGTCCGCACGAAGTCATGCACACCTTGCGCGCGGGAAATGAATACTACAGCATTCGCAAACGCAGCAGCCAAAGTGTCCTTGGTGCGATCAGAATCGGACTCCTGAAGGATTACCTCACACGGGAACTGCAACGCATGCCCGCCATGGATATCTCGGACGTCGCCTACGACCGTTTCCTCCTCAACGGCGAGGTCGACGATCACCTCCCGGCCCAGGTCGGTGAGCAGGTGCGTTTACGTATCATCGACGGCTCCGCCAGCACCTTTTTCCACCTCCAATTTGCAGGTAGCCCGATGACCATCATTGCCGCCGACGGCCAGGACGTCGAACCGATTCAGATCGAACGCCTGCTCATTGGAGTGGCAGAGACCTACGATGTCCTGGTGACGGTGCCCGCAGACGGCCAATTCGAATTTCGCGCGACTTCTCACGACCGATCTGGGCGCGCTTCGCTCTGGATCGGAGAGGGCGAAAAACACTACGCCCCGTTGGTCCCCGCGCCCAATCTCTATAAGGCGATGGGGAACTTCACCTGGAAAAAGGCTTTTGCGCTCACCCCGGCCGGGGTCATCGGCATGCCGGACGACCACGTAAAGGCCGGCGACTTCGATCGCCCCGGCATGAATATGGGGGACATGGTCATGACCGACATGGCCCATGGTGACCATGACCCAACCGCGAAATCCCAGAAGGCGGATCCGATGAACGCCATGTCCCATGATGCTGGACATCAATCAATGTCTGCACCCTCCGTAGCGATGCATCCTTCCAAACCCATCGAGACGGGACAGCCCATGCCGCCGATGGTGGCTCCACCGACATTCGCCTGGATGGTGGCCGACATCAGCTCACAGCCCCTGCTCGCCGAAGACGCGTCAGCCGAGCGCCCCTGGCCGCCCTATGCCAGGCTCCGTGCCACGCAGCCCACGACCCTGGACCCTGCCAAACCCGTTCACGAGATCCGCCTCACCCTCGACGGCGACATGGAACGCTACGTGTGGTTCATCAACAACACCCCCCTGTCCGCCAGCGACTCGATTCGAATCAGGGAGGGGGAGGTGGTGCGCTTCATCATGATCAACCAAACCATGATGCATCATCCGATGCACATGCACGGACATTTCTTCCGCGTCATCAACGGGCAGGGCGATCATGCCCCGCTCAAGCACACCGTGGATGTCGAACCGATGAGCACCACGGTCATTGAATTCGATGCCAATGAAAAGGGAGACTGGTTTTTTCACTGTCACCTGCTCTATCACATGCACGCCGGCATGGCTCGCGTCGTGGAATACGAGGGCTTTGAACCGGATTCCGCCACGGCCGCTACACGCTGGCAGCTCTACGAAGACCCCTACTTCCTATTCGGCCGTGCAGCGTTCGTCTCCAACATGACCGAAGGATGGGCCGAATACTCCAACAGCCGCAATATTTTCGGCGTCGAATGGCAGGTTGGCTGGGGAAATGTCCCCGAGACGGAATGGGAGGTGATTCCCGTCTATGAACGCTACCTCAATCGCTTTACCACCGTCTTTGTCGGAGGCGACTTTCTCGGTGCCGAAACCTCCCTTGAAGGGTCCCGCGGCATCGTGGGACTGGCCTATACCCTGCCCCTCAATCTGTATTCACGTTCCTGGATCGGCACCGACGGAGACGCGCGCTTCGCGCTGGCACGTGAAGTCATGCTGACACCGCGCATCGCCCTCGAAATGGAAGTCAAATACGATCTGGATACTCAATGGGAAGGCATGGTCGCCCTTGACTATGTGCTGACCAAAAACACAGCCCTGGAACTGCGCTGGCATTCCGAATTCGGGTGGGGCGGAGGAGTAAGTGTCCTGTTCTGA
- a CDS encoding DUF3147 family protein, producing MLLLLIKYAVTAFIIVAVSEVAKRADRLGALLAALPLVTIMIMIWLYIEDQEIGKISNHAYYTFWYALPTLPMFLLMPWMLNRGLGFWTSLGASIFLTVLCFVITAYVMKRFGVSLIP from the coding sequence ATGCTCCTACTCCTCATCAAATATGCCGTGACAGCGTTTATCATTGTCGCAGTTTCCGAAGTGGCAAAGCGGGCTGATCGTTTGGGCGCACTCTTGGCAGCTTTGCCTCTGGTGACCATCATGATTATGATATGGCTCTACATCGAAGACCAAGAGATAGGCAAAATATCTAATCATGCTTATTATACATTTTGGTATGCCTTACCAACATTGCCCATGTTCTTACTCATGCCTTGGATGCTAAATCGCGGGCTAGGTTTTTGGACATCACTTGGCGCAAGTATCTTTCTCACGGTTTTATGCTTTGTCATTACGGCATACGTTATGAAGCGTTTCGGAGTATCGCTTATTCCATGA
- a CDS encoding ankyrin repeat domain-containing protein: MVSSIAIALGLQFLTALDALGNRESTDLTLPSYLGQTEIVRDLLSAGVDVNESNADGRTPLMFASAAGQIEVMKILLEAGADPGAAARDGTTALMAASEEGHASTVAILLRAGAGVNAQLADGRTPLMAAAFFGYTKIVETLLEAGADPRLADRRGRTALMWASQSGRVAAVTILLKNGGNVDVAANDGATSLMLAAEEGKLKVVRMLIEAGADLNSAANNGATALILAANYGRLEVAKALIGAGARIDAVTGDGVTALIMASQNDNVSIVSALLKAGADVNAVTKIGATALMTAAARGNAEIVRILLEAGADENLTMNNGATAWILAEDNGHAVVARVLLEWNR, translated from the coding sequence ATGGTATCTTCAATCGCGATCGCACTTGGCTTACAGTTCCTCACGGCACTGGATGCTTTAGGCAATAGGGAGTCAACAGATCTGACTCTTCCATCGTATCTTGGCCAAACGGAGATCGTTCGTGACCTCTTGAGTGCTGGCGTCGATGTGAATGAATCGAATGCCGACGGTCGTACGCCATTGATGTTCGCCTCTGCTGCGGGCCAGATTGAGGTCATGAAGATCTTGTTGGAGGCAGGGGCTGATCCTGGTGCGGCTGCTAGAGACGGAACCACGGCCTTAATGGCGGCATCCGAAGAGGGTCATGCGTCAACTGTTGCGATTCTGTTAAGGGCGGGTGCTGGCGTAAACGCTCAATTGGCCGACGGTCGAACGCCGCTGATGGCGGCCGCATTCTTTGGGTATACCAAGATTGTAGAGACTCTATTGGAAGCGGGGGCTGATCCACGACTGGCTGATCGTCGTGGAAGGACAGCACTCATGTGGGCGTCTCAGAGTGGCCGAGTCGCGGCGGTGACGATCTTGTTGAAGAACGGAGGCAACGTTGATGTTGCGGCGAATGATGGCGCAACTTCGTTGATGTTGGCGGCTGAGGAGGGAAAGCTCAAAGTCGTCAGAATGTTGATTGAAGCAGGGGCAGACTTGAATTCGGCGGCAAACAATGGGGCGACAGCTCTAATTTTAGCGGCAAATTATGGCAGGTTGGAGGTTGCCAAGGCTCTTATTGGTGCAGGAGCAAGAATTGACGCAGTTACCGGCGATGGTGTCACCGCACTCATAATGGCAAGTCAGAATGATAACGTCTCGATCGTTTCCGCTCTTCTGAAAGCGGGTGCGGATGTAAATGCAGTGACTAAGATTGGGGCTACGGCGCTTATGACCGCTGCTGCTCGGGGGAATGCTGAAATTGTCAGGATTCTTCTGGAAGCGGGAGCCGACGAGAATTTGACCATGAATAATGGCGCAACAGCTTGGATACTGGCAGAAGACAACGGTCACGCCGTTGTTGCCCGAGTTCTTTTGGAATGGAACAGATAG
- a CDS encoding cation-translocating P-type ATPase produces MNNDDHLKGNHHGEHGHDCCDDHDYGRPVKERTVLNEGVAGDIQINLRVEGMDCSEEVALIEKALRPMEGVREVRANVVTEKVTIAHDERVSQRALIEAIGAVGLKAEPADAPRDNDGASAAQHARAISVGLSAVLATLGLVVLWTGLGPEWLAVVLFIGAIVSGGWFIFPKAVGAVRRFSPDMNLLMTVAVIGAAIIGEWAEAAAVVFLFALSEMLEAFSVQRARRAIESLLDLTPATALVKRGDTFEELQVEQVEIGEVIAIRSGARVPLDGEVTSGASAINQAPITGESMPIEKKPGDTIFAGTINGEGSLEARVTKASTDTMLAKIIHLVEEAQSQKAPSQRFVDVFAKYYTPAVMVLALLVFFVPPIAFDGDWFTWTYRALVLLVIACPCALVISTPVSIVSGLTAMARRGVLIKGGAFLESIGRLRALALDKTGTITEGRPRVLAVTALGGKSEDEILRIAAAIDTHSDHPLAQAVTAYAKERGTEFPRGENYQSRTGRGAEAEIDGHNYFVGNHRFTHELAVCSESLERQLAEIESRAQSVVVVGHRPHADCQGEVLGILAIGDAIRANAGQAIRDLHTAGIERVVMLSGDNQRTADAIAEQTGIDEAHGDLLPDDKVARIRALLAEHTHVGMIGDGVNDAPAMAAATVGIAMGAAGTDTAIETADIALMKDDLSKVAETIRLGRRTLGIIQFNIAFALAIKAVFLVLAVLGYTSLWLAILADTGATLLVIANSLRLLMPRN; encoded by the coding sequence TCCAGATCAACCTGCGCGTCGAGGGGATGGATTGCTCGGAGGAAGTCGCGCTGATCGAAAAGGCGCTACGGCCAATGGAAGGCGTTCGCGAAGTGCGGGCTAATGTGGTGACTGAGAAAGTAACCATCGCCCACGACGAGCGCGTTAGCCAGCGGGCCTTGATCGAAGCCATCGGCGCGGTGGGTTTGAAAGCGGAACCCGCGGACGCTCCGCGCGATAACGACGGTGCGAGTGCCGCCCAGCATGCACGGGCTATCTCGGTCGGACTTTCCGCCGTCCTTGCGACGCTCGGACTGGTCGTGCTTTGGACGGGGCTCGGGCCGGAGTGGTTGGCGGTCGTACTCTTCATCGGCGCGATCGTCTCAGGCGGCTGGTTCATTTTTCCGAAGGCGGTCGGAGCTGTGCGGCGGTTTTCGCCGGATATGAATCTGCTCATGACCGTCGCCGTCATCGGCGCGGCCATCATCGGCGAATGGGCGGAAGCTGCCGCCGTGGTCTTCCTCTTCGCGCTCTCCGAAATGCTGGAGGCATTCAGCGTCCAGCGGGCGCGGCGCGCCATCGAATCGCTGCTCGATCTCACGCCCGCCACGGCGCTCGTGAAGCGAGGCGACACTTTCGAAGAACTGCAGGTCGAGCAGGTGGAAATCGGCGAGGTGATCGCGATCAGATCCGGCGCGCGCGTGCCGCTCGATGGCGAAGTCACCAGCGGTGCGTCGGCCATCAATCAAGCGCCCATCACCGGCGAATCCATGCCCATCGAGAAGAAGCCGGGCGACACCATTTTCGCCGGGACAATCAACGGCGAAGGCTCGCTCGAAGCCCGAGTCACCAAGGCGTCCACCGACACGATGCTCGCGAAAATCATCCACCTCGTCGAGGAGGCGCAGTCGCAGAAAGCGCCCTCGCAGCGATTCGTCGACGTCTTCGCGAAATACTACACGCCTGCTGTGATGGTGCTTGCGCTACTCGTTTTCTTCGTGCCGCCGATCGCTTTCGACGGCGATTGGTTCACATGGACCTATCGTGCGCTCGTGCTGCTCGTCATTGCCTGTCCCTGCGCGCTGGTCATTTCCACGCCTGTCTCTATTGTTTCCGGACTCACCGCGATGGCCCGGCGCGGCGTGCTCATCAAGGGCGGCGCGTTCCTTGAGTCCATCGGCCGTCTGCGCGCGCTCGCGCTCGACAAGACCGGCACCATTACCGAAGGCCGCCCGCGCGTCCTCGCCGTCACCGCACTTGGCGGAAAATCCGAGGACGAAATCCTGCGCATCGCCGCTGCCATCGACACGCACTCCGATCATCCGCTCGCCCAGGCCGTCACCGCCTATGCAAAGGAACGCGGCACCGAGTTTCCGCGCGGTGAGAACTACCAGTCGCGCACCGGGCGCGGAGCCGAAGCGGAGATTGATGGCCACAATTACTTCGTGGGCAACCACCGCTTCACCCACGAACTGGCCGTCTGCTCCGAGAGTCTCGAACGCCAGCTCGCCGAAATCGAAAGCCGTGCCCAATCCGTCGTCGTAGTCGGACACCGGCCCCACGCCGATTGCCAGGGCGAAGTCCTCGGCATCCTCGCCATTGGCGACGCCATCCGAGCCAACGCCGGGCAAGCTATCCGCGACCTGCACACCGCAGGCATCGAGCGCGTCGTTATGCTCAGTGGAGACAACCAGCGCACCGCCGACGCCATCGCGGAGCAAACCGGCATCGACGAAGCCCATGGCGATCTTCTACCCGACGACAAAGTCGCCCGCATCCGCGCGTTGCTCGCCGAGCATACGCATGTCGGCATGATCGGCGACGGCGTGAACGACGCCCCGGCGATGGCCGCCGCTACCGTCGGCATCGCAATGGGCGCGGCCGGCACGGATACCGCCATCGAGACCGCCGACATCGCCTTGATGAAAGACGACCTGAGCAAAGTCGCCGAGACCATCCGGCTCGGACGTCGCACCTTGGGCATCATCCAGTTCAACATCGCCTTTGCTCTGGCGATCAAAGCCGTCTTCCTCGTCCTTGCGGTGCTCGGCTACACCAGCCTCTGGCTCGCCATCCTCGCTGACACTGGTGCCACTTTACTGGTGATCGCAAATTCGCTCCGCTTGTTGATGCCAAGAAACTAA
- a CDS encoding TolC family protein — MVLSSYGITRDVFVRVMPVVCIGLFATADLAFSEGTDAFSSVRLEDYLQQANDSNPGLRAFEDHYEASMQRIPRAGALPDPKLQITNFVESVQTRTGTQQNVVMLSQGIPWFGKLNRAKAVASAEAEALWFSFQARQLALARTVANGYFEYGFLGKSLELTRQNLSLLRRLEPIVEERVRGGGDANPLLRLQVEIGMMDDREKSIHRKREAQSARLNGLLAQSGNSVLPWPVLTAPETDSLDLSGLVSALESGNPELAMLDRKISSAEARRELARLENRPDLTFGVNYIQTDAYAGSIDPDAGNDPWGVTLGISIPIWGAKNEAIRGEALAARSAAGNERLDRENSLKADLTIQYTNLEDANRRLELYGDRLLNLARQALEITRTSYEGGRATILDVIDSERSLLELELSYWRAAADAWQSRIAIQTLVNQPIAEAFLPTSIDE, encoded by the coding sequence TTGGTATTGTCCTCATACGGAATCACCAGGGACGTTTTCGTCCGAGTGATGCCGGTGGTCTGTATTGGTCTATTTGCGACCGCCGACTTGGCCTTCAGCGAAGGTACTGACGCGTTTTCGAGCGTCCGGCTTGAGGACTATCTGCAGCAGGCGAACGACTCGAATCCAGGCTTACGCGCCTTTGAGGATCACTATGAGGCCTCGATGCAGCGAATTCCGCGGGCCGGCGCATTGCCCGATCCGAAACTTCAGATCACGAATTTCGTCGAGTCGGTCCAGACCCGGACAGGTACTCAGCAGAATGTGGTCATGCTCAGTCAGGGCATCCCCTGGTTTGGCAAACTTAACCGGGCGAAAGCGGTGGCATCCGCTGAAGCCGAAGCGCTCTGGTTTTCTTTTCAGGCGCGGCAACTTGCCCTGGCTCGCACGGTCGCGAACGGCTACTTCGAATACGGTTTTCTGGGTAAATCACTTGAATTGACACGCCAGAATCTCTCTCTTTTGCGCCGGCTGGAGCCTATCGTGGAAGAACGGGTTCGAGGCGGGGGGGACGCCAATCCTCTGCTTCGGCTGCAGGTTGAGATCGGGATGATGGACGATCGGGAGAAGTCGATCCACAGGAAGCGTGAAGCCCAGAGCGCCCGCCTGAATGGCTTGCTTGCACAGTCGGGTAACAGCGTTCTGCCCTGGCCGGTCTTGACGGCCCCCGAAACCGATTCTCTGGACCTCTCAGGTCTGGTCTCGGCGCTGGAGTCGGGCAACCCGGAACTGGCCATGCTGGACCGCAAGATCTCCAGCGCGGAGGCGCGTCGTGAGCTGGCCCGCCTGGAGAACCGCCCCGACCTGACCTTCGGTGTGAACTACATCCAGACCGACGCCTATGCGGGTTCGATTGATCCCGACGCCGGGAACGACCCATGGGGCGTAACCCTGGGCATCAGTATCCCAATCTGGGGCGCCAAGAATGAAGCAATCCGAGGGGAGGCCTTGGCGGCCCGATCCGCAGCCGGCAATGAACGGCTGGACCGGGAGAACAGCCTGAAGGCGGATTTGACGATCCAGTATACAAATCTTGAGGACGCCAATCGACGACTGGAACTCTATGGCGATCGGTTGCTCAACCTGGCGCGTCAGGCACTTGAGATCACCCGGACAAGCTATGAAGGCGGCCGGGCTACCATTCTTGACGTGATTGACAGCGAACGTTCGCTTCTCGAACTCGAACTGAGCTACTGGCGCGCCGCGGCGGATGCCTGGCAGAGCCGTATCGCTATCCAGACGCTGGTCAACCAACCCATTGCCGAGGCTTTCTTGCCCACTTCCATCGATGAATAA
- a CDS encoding APC family permease — MKDSQYEKGSLSLLGSVAMGTGVMIGAGIFALTGQVAEFAGTLFPLAFLIGAVISGFSAYSYIKVSNKYPSAGGIAMILKKAYGPSTITGAAALMMTISMVINESLVARTFGTYTLHALGISDAGVLVPILAIGLITFAFLVNVAGNKVIGRISKVTAVLKIGGILLFAVITLAATGFSFEPAETGIGERSSWGGFVAGVALAILAYKGFTTITNSGDEVKNPKKNVGRAIVISLAICLVVYLLVAWAVGSTLTVSEIAQARDYSLAEAARPAMGDYGVWFTVGIAIIATASGLLASIFAVSRMLAMLTDMELIPHSHFGMPGNIQKHTLVYTVVLASILAAFFDLGRIASLGAIFYLIMDIVIHWGVLRHLGSEVGAHPWVLIVAILLDSLVLTVFVVMKVMVDPTIVIIAIGAIVALVAFEWFFLQRLRGSR, encoded by the coding sequence ATGAAGGATAGCCAATATGAAAAGGGCAGCCTGAGCCTACTCGGGTCGGTCGCGATGGGTACCGGTGTGATGATCGGCGCAGGAATCTTCGCATTAACGGGACAGGTTGCTGAGTTCGCAGGAACTCTGTTTCCACTCGCCTTCTTGATCGGGGCGGTGATCAGCGGCTTCAGCGCTTACTCCTACATCAAGGTCTCAAACAAGTACCCATCGGCTGGGGGGATCGCGATGATCCTCAAGAAGGCATACGGGCCCTCAACCATCACCGGAGCAGCAGCCCTTATGATGACTATATCCATGGTCATCAACGAAAGCCTGGTCGCGCGGACGTTTGGCACCTACACCCTACACGCTCTGGGCATTAGCGATGCAGGCGTTCTTGTGCCGATTCTCGCGATCGGCCTGATCACTTTTGCATTCCTTGTTAATGTCGCCGGAAACAAAGTTATCGGCCGAATTTCAAAAGTTACCGCAGTATTGAAGATTGGCGGTATTCTACTCTTTGCCGTGATCACGCTCGCCGCGACGGGCTTTTCCTTTGAACCGGCGGAGACGGGTATCGGCGAGAGGAGTTCTTGGGGCGGATTCGTGGCGGGTGTGGCGCTCGCAATCCTTGCCTACAAAGGCTTCACCACGATCACGAACAGTGGCGACGAGGTTAAGAACCCGAAAAAGAATGTCGGCCGAGCCATCGTCATCTCACTGGCGATCTGCCTGGTTGTCTATCTTCTTGTGGCCTGGGCCGTCGGATCCACACTCACAGTTTCCGAGATAGCGCAGGCGCGGGATTACTCGCTGGCAGAAGCTGCCCGCCCTGCGATGGGAGACTATGGCGTATGGTTTACGGTCGGAATCGCGATCATTGCCACCGCATCGGGCCTGCTCGCCAGTATCTTCGCCGTTTCCAGAATGCTGGCCATGCTGACCGACATGGAACTGATCCCGCATAGCCATTTCGGCATGCCCGGCAATATCCAGAAGCACACCTTGGTCTATACGGTCGTGTTGGCGTCGATTCTCGCGGCATTCTTTGATCTTGGCCGGATCGCCTCACTCGGAGCAATTTTCTACCTGATCATGGACATAGTCATTCACTGGGGAGTTCTACGCCATCTCGGCAGCGAAGTCGGTGCGCATCCGTGGGTCTTGATTGTGGCGATCTTGCTGGACTCCCTGGTGTTGACCGTCTTCGTCGTCATGAAAGTCATGGTCGACCCCACCATCGTAATCATTGCCATCGGCGCCATCGTTGCTCTTGTGGCTTTCGAGTGGTTCTTTCTTCAACGCTTGAGAGGTTCACGTTGA